A segment of the Amycolatopsis thermophila genome:
CGCGCGGAACTGGCCGCGCTGCGCGGGATCCGCGTGCTGGGCCGGGACGACCTCGTCGGGCCGGGCCCCGTCAACGACCACGACCCGCTGAAGATCGTGCTGAACCTCGCCGGCCTGGACCGCTCCGGGTACGACGCCGGCACATGGCCCCGCGAGCACCACCGCCTCGACCTCGGCCTGCCCGACCACCGCCGGATGGCCGCGCAGATCACCATCGCCGACGACGAGGAGACCACCGGCCGCCTGGTCGCCGCGATCGCCGATCTCGCCGGTCGGGCCGGGGAAATCCGCCCGGCGAAGCGGGTCGACCTTCCCCGGACCGGTGAGCTCGAGCTCGAACAGCACTGCTGCCCCGCGACGCCTACTTCGGCCCCACCGAGACGTCCCGGCCACGAACGCGATCGGCCGGATCAGCGCGGAGACGATCAGCCCGTACCCGCCGGGCGTCCCGGCGGTGGCGCCCGGCGAGGTCATCACGCGACCGGTCGTGGACTACCTGCTCAGTGGTCTGGACGCCGGGACGTACCTGCCCGATCCGGCCGACCCGGAGCTGGGAACCATCCGCGTGGTGGCCCGCTGACCCGCGGGCGTCAGCAGAGCCCGGCGTCGTGGGCCAGCAGCGCGATCTGCGTGCGGTTGCCCGCGTCCAATTTGGACAAAACGCGCGTGATGTGCGCTTTCACCGTGGCCACGGAGAGGAAGAGCTCGGCGGCGATCTCGGCGTTGGTCAGTCCGCGGCCGACCCCGAGCGCCACGTCGCGCTCGCGCGGGCTCAGGGTGCCGAACGCGGCGCGGGCCCGCTCGTAGGCGCCCGCCTCCACCGCGACCCGGTCCATCAGCCGGCGCGTGATGCGCGGCGACAGGATCGGATCGCCCGCCGCGACCCGGCGGACGGCGTCCGCGATCTCGCCGGGCGGCGCGTCCTTGAGCAGGAACCCGCTCGCCCCGGCGCGCAGGGCCCGCAGCACGTTCTCGTCGGTGTCGAAGGTGGTCAGCACGACGACCTCGGGCGGGTTCGGGCGGGCCCGGGTGCGGTGGGTGGCGAGGATCCCGTTCAGGCGCGGCATCCGGATGTCCATCAGCACGACGTCCGCGGGGTGCGCGTCGAGGGCGGCGGGCACCTCGTCGCCGTCGCCGGCCTGTCCCACGACGGCGATCTCCGGGGCACCGTCGAGCATCATGGTGAGCCCGTTGCGCACCAGGGCGTCGTCGTCCACGATCAGCACGCGAACCGTCATGCCGGCCACGGTAGCTCGGCCGAGAGCCGGAACTCCCCCGCGGCCGCCTCGTGGTCGAGCCGCCCGCCGGCCAGCCGCACCCGTTCGGTCAGGCCGACCAGCCCGGTGCCGGTGCCGGGCCCGCGGACGCCGTCGGTGACCGGGTTGCTCACCTCGATGCGCAGCCGCGTTCCCGGCGCACCGCCGAGTTCGATCCGCACCGGGCGGCCCGGTGCGTGCTTGCGAGCGTTGGTCAGGGCCTCCTGCAGCACCCGGTAGGCGGCGCGGCCGGTGGCGCCGGGAACCGCGGCCGGATCGGCGAGCCCGTCCCGCACCTCGACCGGGGTGCCGACGGCACGGGATTCCTCGACCAGATCGGGCAGTCCGGCGAGCGTGGGCAGCGGGCCCTCCAGGTCCTCGTCGCTGTCCCGGAGTAACGCGATCACGTGGCGCAGCTCCTCCAGCGCCTGGTGCACCGTCGCCCGGATGACACCGGCCGCCTGGGCGATCCGCTCCGGCGCACTGTCCGGCCGGTACTCCAGCGCGCCCGCGTAGGTGGCCAGCAGCGAAAGCCGGTGCGCCAGCACGTCGTGCATCTCGCGGGCGATGCGCGTCCGCTCGGCCGCGCGCGCCTCGGCGACGCGGCGGCCCTGTTCGGCCTCGGCGCGGCGGGCGCGTTCGGTGAGCGACACGATCAGCGCGCGCCGGGCCTCGGCGAGCGCGCCACCGCCGACGAGCGCCGCGTGCCCGAGGACCACGAGCACCACCCACCACTCGAACGGCAGGCCCGGCGTGGGCCGCCACAATCCGCGCACGAGGTGCCCGGCGACGCCGGCCGTGGCGACCCCCACCGCCACGCCCAGCGGCCCGCGCCGCGCGATCTGGACGACACCGATGCTCGCCGGTGGCGTCGCGGTGGCGCCGAAGGCGGTCAGCACCATGAGCGCGAACGCGGACGGCACGGGACGGCGGAACAGCAACGGCACCAGCGCGCAGCCGAGGACACCGAGCGCGAGTTCGCCGGCGAGCGGCAGGCCGCGCAACCCGGAGAGGATCTCGCCGACGGCGGTCGCGACGAACCCGCCGGCGGCGGCGCAGGTCAGGGCTGTCCTTCCCCGCTCGCAGAACAGGTCGCC
Coding sequences within it:
- a CDS encoding response regulator transcription factor translates to MTVRVLIVDDDALVRNGLTMMLDGAPEIAVVGQAGDGDEVPAALDAHPADVVLMDIRMPRLNGILATHRTRARPNPPEVVVLTTFDTDENVLRALRAGASGFLLKDAPPGEIADAVRRVAAGDPILSPRITRRLMDRVAVEAGAYERARAAFGTLSPRERDVALGVGRGLTNAEIAAELFLSVATVKAHITRVLSKLDAGNRTQIALLAHDAGLC
- a CDS encoding sensor histidine kinase; this encodes MHGDLFCERGRTALTCAAAGGFVATAVGEILSGLRGLPLAGELALGVLGCALVPLLFRRPVPSAFALMVLTAFGATATPPASIGVVQIARRGPLGVAVGVATAGVAGHLVRGLWRPTPGLPFEWWVVLVVLGHAALVGGGALAEARRALIVSLTERARRAEAEQGRRVAEARAAERTRIAREMHDVLAHRLSLLATYAGALEYRPDSAPERIAQAAGVIRATVHQALEELRHVIALLRDSDEDLEGPLPTLAGLPDLVEESRAVGTPVEVRDGLADPAAVPGATGRAAYRVLQEALTNARKHAPGRPVRIELGGAPGTRLRIEVSNPVTDGVRGPGTGTGLVGLTERVRLAGGRLDHEAAAGEFRLSAELPWPA